ATATCAGTTCCTAAAAGGAAAGAGAAGCATTACACCCAAGAGTATGgcttagtggtcaatgaagtgggaaGAGAACCATGAGGTCTTAAGTTCAAGTACTGGCGGATGCAAAAAATACTAGGCGATTGCAACTCTTCCCATCAGCCTAAACCTTGGCTAGTAGAGTTAACCGATACCTATGCTGGTGGGAGGTAACAGGTACCTagtggaatagtcgaggtgcgCGAGACCTAACCCGGACACTACCATCATAAAAAATAAACAACCAGTTAAAGGAAGCACCAACGACAAGGCCTCCCCCAAGATTCATTACTCTTCAGTGAAAATGTGAAGTAACATTTGAAAGGATCAATATAAACTAGATTATTCCCAAACTTTTGTTACCAATCGCAGTATGCAAAAGATACTGGACATCAGATTACTTGTTAAATGGCTAATGTCTAAGAACTTTTGTCAGATCCCTCTTCTTCAGGGGAGGAGCAGAGAAACCAGATAACAAATCTGTATTTGAGAAAACaaggtgttatttgtgaaggttTATGGGATCAGCCTTGGAACTGCATCacaacatatataatatataaataatatgtATAGGAGCATAGTCTGGTTGAGTAAAACACTATTCGTCAAGTTTCCACTTATTTCATTACAAATCGCCTGATGCATTTATAGAAGCTTCTTCTATGTTCCTAATGCCATTTTTGAATTATGAAATATCACTTGGTTACCAATTTATACCAAAGTGAGACCGAAATGAGGTTCTACCCGAACTTTGTACTAAACATGCGCATATGCGTAATTTTCCAGATAACGAGAAATGAAAATATTAACAATATACATATTTATGCAAGCGTCTTAAAACAAATTGGTAAATATCAGAAATTGTCACTTTCTCCAACTGGCTTATGAAAGTACCTTTCTGATCCCAGTCAACATGACATTCTGCACAATGTATCATATCAAAGGAAAGAGATGGATAAGGCAACTGCTTTGAATTGAATGATCCAATCATTGCGGGAAGACCTCTTTCAAGTGTTAGCTGAACTTGACTTCCCGAAGCTTCATAGTTTGCAACACACATGGTCAATAGTTGACTAGAAAAGAGATGTGCCCCAAAACTGCCATAACCACATCCAATATCCAAGATAGTTCGGACCTGAAAAGGAAGCAGGAATATCAAGTAATTAGAGTTTGGTGCAACTTTAACAGCACCAGACAAAAAGGAAAACTGGGGCTAAATAGAACTAATATTTCCAAATCTGATAGAAAGCCGTCCTTCAAGAGCCGAAGTGAAATTTAAACGAATGTTCAATGAACAAACTATGGAGAATAATAAAAAAGATTTCATAACAAACTACAAGAATGAAAAATTTCCTTAACAGAAGATGATATAAGAGAAGGATGAAGGATGAAGGATGAAGGATGAAGGATGAACTTGCACAAGTGAAAGTACAACCAGAAACCAGGCCTAACAATTAGAATCCACTTACTCCAGCTTGTGCAAAGTTCGATTCATTCCGTAATCCAATCATTTCTGCTATTTGATGTGAGTAGTCTTCAATGCTGTCAAACATAGCAGAGTCCGAACGAAAGGAAATTTGCTCTTCTTCTAACATCATCAACCTAAGATTGCATGAAATGAGGAGAATAAGCACAGGAGCAAATAATACAGCCATAGTTAAGCAAAAGAAACTTGTATTTTGCACTCACCTTTTTGTCAAACTTCCAGAGGAGAGTACCTCCTGTGCAGTAATATTAACATTTGCATGCCAAATGACGTCTCTACCCGTAGGCCACCTAAGAGGAATCTTGTAATTGACAGGGGGAAGTACCAAGCAAGTTTGTCTTGAACCAGGTCCACATCGGCGGTCAAACTCCTCGCCTTTAGAAAGGCCCAAATCAAGATTTTCTGACACATTGAAGCATGGAACAAAGTTCTCGGATTCGGGAGGACAGTATTCCATATCTTTCACATTTGCAGCACCAAGAGATAGCTTCCCTATGTCCCTCAAGTCCGATACTACTTGCTCCTGAAGCTGTCTGTATCCATGGTATATTTGACCTCTCGATGAAGAAGTTATCGAAATTGTCCACCAAAAGGATCCGGTAAGAGCAAGAATTATTATGACAACTAAGCTCAGCCTGATCAAAAGCAAAGTGTACTTAAGCCGATTTCGGCCAGTTCCAGGGCTAAATGGATCAGATAGTAAGCCATTTTCACCCAAACTTTGTTTTGAAGGAGAATTATCCGGAAACAGAATCCGGGAAAGGAATTTGATAGACAAAGGAGTCTGATCGCCAGCTGAGCGATTACGCTCCAAATCTTCCTTTTCTGTTTTATCTTTCATCTGAGAATCATCCCAAATATCAGGGCCATTAACTGATAACCTCCCCCCACCTAACAAACCTCTATGGAGTGGCCTTGACATGTTCCAACCTGTAACCCCCAAGAAGAAAacgttattcaaataaataaacaATAACATGAATAAATAAACTCTATCTATAGGAACAAGATCAAATCACACTTTTCCAACTAGATCCATAAGACCCCCAAATGAACTTCCATAACAGTATTATTTGCAAAGCAATAAAATGTAGCAATCCACAGTCAGAAACAGTTGAACAAAAGCAGATACATTAAACTAAACTAAAATACTAAATGCTTATGCTACTATAAGAGTGTGAACAATTTCTTTCCTTAACCACCAAGTAAAAGCTGAGATTTAGTTGAGTAAAAATGGAAGTAAAGTCAGTTCAGTTTACTAAACAAACACAGAAATAAAAAATCCAGAACACCCCATTTTAGATCAATTCAATAAGTAAAAGCCATTGAATCTTTTTACAAAAACAAGCAAAACCCACCAAGGAAAAAACCAAGAAATCAAAGGAAAGTAGTTGCAAAAAGAGAAGCTTTGAATACCtcaagaaaaaataagtgaaaCCCAGTTTCTTAATAGCAAAAAGCCTTCAACTTTGCTAATCAAATTCCCAAAAATCAAGAATTGTCTTCTTGTTCTTCCTGAATTTCAGCTCCCACTGGAAAACACCACAGTGCTCTTCACATTCAAACAATTTTCACAATCTCTGACTATAAGCTTTTACCAACGCGGTTTTGGATtgtttagagagagagagagagaaaaagagagagaatATAATGCAGTAGAAGTATGGATCCAATCAGTACAGGTTTGCTCACTCGTGAAAAAGAGTAAAAAGACGCTCTTTCAATCTACTCCTCCTGCAAATGAGAACTGTGTACATATACATGTAGACATAGCtaataaaataatcaaattttAATTAATACGTTGCAGTAGTAAtactaataaattaattaatcaagAAACTACATGTTCTGAAAGAGGCATACACATTTCAGGCTAGTTAAGGCAGAGAGAGAAAATGAGATTACTAATAAAGACGCTAAGTGGGGGGTATTAGTAGCTTAGACTTCAAACACAACTGTAATTCTTCACTATTTTAAGATTTTTAGAGAGTGACGCAAGATGATAGGAACCGACTTTATTGAAGTCACTCGTCTTCCATATTCTAAGATTTTCTAGTGGGTGAAACACCATTGAATAATCTTTCATTGGATCAATTatcattaatattattattattattatatatatatatatatatatatatatgtatatatatatatgtagattttaaattttatatacttaattttttttcttttacacaGAGGTGGATCCAGGATTTGAACCCTATGAATatgcgagataaggtgggataagaTGTGATATTAAATTTATACCATGTTTGATTGATGGTATAAATTTATTCCAGGATAAATTCATACCGTCAACCAAAGATGGTATAAATTTAATCTCAGACTTAGTACTGAATATCTCACCTTATCCCATCAAAGTTGGGATTATTCTATCCCACATCCCAGTTGGGATAAATTAGTCCTTAGCTTGCGTACTAAACGACCCATATGCGTTCAACTTTTAAAACTTTTAGCattaaatttattatatttttaaagttatgtgtTCATATCTActaatttttgtaattttaataaatttttaaatataaatatttactcCGCGTTAAAAATTATGAATTCAATTGAACTCGTCGGTAATACACTACATATAGCCCTTGCTACATGTAGTTATTGTTGTAAGTCACTTTAACTTATACAGTGACGATAGTTTACTACACATTCTTCTGTAATACGTGAAGAAATACTAATAGGCACGAATATATATTATTCAAAATAGGCTCTTGGCTAAAGGCCAAATTGAATGTTTCTAATTTTCTTCTTATATAACAGCTTATGCACTTTTAACTTATATatatgatattgatttatggGAAGAGTGAGAATTTGAGGGTGAGTGAAATAGTAGATCTAGGAAGTTTCTAATTTTAACAACTTGCGCCGGATTTGCCGCACCCTATTATCTTTGCTTACCCCATCCTTTTTTTTAAACATAGATAACATGGGAGTAAAATGGTCCAATTGCGTACATGGTATTGGAAATTATGTTATATGATTCGAATTGATAAACATTTCAACGTCAAAAAAACTTCATACTGTTTGTAAAATTATTAGGAGTCTAAGTTGTGGTCCAGCTGTTATGTCCAcctatttcagatttttatcaaTTAATGATTGTTTTGTCACATAGACTTCCTAAGTTTATATATCTTCACCCACTAGATAATTTCAATGATTAGAACTTTCTAATTTTCAAAAATCAAATAATTACTATTTTATGTTGGACTTATTTCCTATTTGCCCCAAAAAGGATACTATTAGAAATAGTTGGAAAGGTAGTGATTCCTTCACATCTAACTACAAATCCTACGAATTTGAGAAGTTTTAATCGCCAAGCCTAATATGCTTTTGGACATAGCGAAAAAgttattgtttacccgtaaaacggtacagttgaatttgttcgtgatttctagataagtgaattaattttaTCCAACAGATAATGAAATAattgatgaaatataaaatatttagccttagaatgtagatggaaTGACAGAGCTGATGAGTCCGTGAACAGGAttttcgggcacaacaatgatgagaccAAAAGCGAGAAAATGAaattgtattaaaatgttgtatagaatgtagtttaagttagccagaaaattcgtgtcactTACAATGATAAAtgagctctctatttatagctatgtctagggaaggaagtcctagAATCATGTcattctttaatgtcaattatgagggtcattgatgaagatgtaacgttagacataaatgtcaaatttctTGTAACGGGCCATCATCCTTAATGTTGCAAACTATTatgtattaaatgttaccgggcgcaaagcatttaatactccttttatgatcgttattccttccggtgacaagcggaatagctatgttcggtggccatccccatcttgtgttccacgtgtccttcctttaagcAGCCACGTGTCATGTCATATTTttccctatacagatagtcccactgctttccggtgacacaaTCTTGAGCTATCGAAAAGTTGGTAGAAAGCACCTTTTTGGCAGGAATTACTATAACTCTCTTTGAAGTtttctgacagttgattagacgcacgtctctccgcatttaatgccccgaacatgcgTCATCCCACGATTTCAGCACAGCTTTTGCCGAttttcgaggtaatcatggccatgaatttagccgccaaattacttatacgcatcatccTCCTCTTATGTACTTCATAATTTCTCAAACTTCTAACCTGCATCTCTATTTCCCAACCTTTCTCTGGTCTTCTTCGAACTAGAAATTTTCCTTCCTTCTATTCCAATGGCTTCCTCTTCAAAACGTGTTAGTTCTTCATAGGGcaagaacaaaaccgaggattCCATTCCTCCAACAGTGGTTTCCATCATCCCAAGTAGTcttagtacttcgaaggattttgaaCAAAAATTTTCTAATGTTAACCCTTGCACATGGGTTggtagtaggtacccttcttctattcgtccatccagtattcctgctgtgaaaGGGGACTGTTACTTCCCCGAGTTAGATATTATTGCTCCTGATTTATCGGAGCGAGTGatccttcccaaggaaggttttacgtATTTTTTCACGTATCACTTTACTTTGGGTGctttttctttgagcggagagctcgATCCCGTGATTGCAgaattttgccttcgctaccaatTATGCTTGGCACAAGTGAGCCCTTCAGTATGGAGGATGGTTGCCTGCCTTCGACGCTTGTGTCAGGAAACTGGAGAAGAGCTATCATTAGCTCGTATggtgaacctttattcccccaagatttttCGGGGAGGTATGATAATCTCTATAAATGTGGCCCCCATGCTTTGTtgactagcatggatgatgacaacgaccgtgggtagatggaacggttcgttgcagttgccaccagtGACATTATTCCAACAACGGCTTCATCATTTCCGGTTGCTTGGAACTGTTCTCATAAGTTCCCTTTAATACACTTTCTCTTACTGAATATTCTTTCATGCCTGCATTTATCCTTCAACCTTCGTATGTTACAGCGACTCGATGGACCCCACCAGTGGTAGAAGGCTTGGACCGGTGGGTTTAGAAGATCTTGGACATCACAACACCCAAAACTCGTTCGTGGAAAGAGTTatcccttaaatacgggtggaaggccaagtaTCATGGTAACTTTATTTTACCTTGTTTCCactttttgtatatgaagaacttagttgaacccttctgacttgttcacgAAATAAGGTCTACCTGCTGGCTCAGTTGatgtccccgaggaggatgttttggctgacCCTGCTGATGCgacgaggctgcttcaggaggcacttactcgaacaggcaTCTCCGGGCCTGCTTTGGGCGCAAACGTTTCTTCACAGAGTCCCcggccagagaacaagcaaccaaagagAAAATGTTCCTCTACGgtcggggaaaagaataaaagggcaaagattgatgcccccgagtcatcttcGATGGCAatgatgactggtcctccttccgggccggtcatagacactgtgatgatcgatgatgatgatgaagctagtgatgagggagcttctttacatatAAGGATATGATtatcatcatctcaacaggatgttCAACCTGTTGAGACAATTGCACTAACTGACGATGACGTCTtagcactttggggagaatctgatttaGTTGAATATGCTAACTCCCACTTCCGGTCCCCAATTGTCGTAACAAGTACCgcggggctgagtaccgggtatgtgccgtctttggttggcgagcatcaaacaaccaacattgcatttgatgcagctgcttctcactcttcaactccatcatcttcatctccaccttcaccaccaccagcaactgctaaatcatttccatcttcatccactcttccaacAACGGTTGCTACATCATATCCATCGGTCGTACCTGGCCATGAAGAAGGTATCCCtcctccacagtccccagttcatgggaattttgGGCAAAATTATgatgccccttctgaagatccacaaaggaggaggaacattaCTCTTTTGGTCTCTACTGGGTGCAACCTGCTATCACGGCCGGTgtagcttgctaattatctgaagcgtttggcttcagaaaaagactgggaaaagattcagacactctcgggggagtgtttgttgaacaatacTATGCACAACGCCGCAGCGGTACGTTGCTTTCTTCTTCTGTTATTCTTCTACTTTTGAACAAATGTACTTGAATTTTTACCTCctcttgttttgtaggccaactttcttgcttctgatggacttcaaaggttgattcgtgagaaggaagaacttacttctaaATGGGATTAACTTTTGGCAGAACGGGACCAGactgttctccgcctctcggaactggaaaccaaGGCTACCGAGGCCattgttttggaggctcgtttgcagcagaGCGAGCAATAGGTTGTaaccttagccaagaaattggtccgctgagggttagatttgataaATTCAAAGCTTAATGGGCAGAAGTATAGAACgtcattcttgctgcaaccgattCTGAGGTTGCCTCCattgaaagagtgattaacttgaaagcagccttaaactccaaaagtgaagagcaTACTGATGTGGTGACAaaacatgcccagctagaagagaagtataggaaaactatcgagcataataggctctttagttcaactgtctgtGAGTTCGATGTTAGTCTCAAATCTGCTGGGTCTGCTCGGGAAAACCTTTCCGCCAAAGgtactcaactcaaagaagaactcaagcgctcaacggcttccctcattgttgaaaaaacttattccatgtatagcatgaagagaaaaaccttggaagaggacAAGACTGGTATCATTGacattgatgccgaaattgctaaggctcgagagcttgagttggctgcaaaaaatggGCTCCCGACGCAGTCTGAcgctccaggttcttctgattccAGTTCCAAGTTTTCGGAAACTGAAGAAGGATCGGAAGGCGATGATGCCGAAGACCAAGCTGgggaaaatgttgagccatcggtggaacCATCTTCTACTCCCGGGGatgcggatacttctcttcctcctgattcCGGAGACGTTGCAGTTtaactttttgtttctttttctattttgtacCTTTATCATTTTGACGCGTCcttgtaaataaaaatatattttttgctcaagtatcgtttgagtcttacttttgtttgaatattcatgcaagtctttaactttcGTACTTGCTCAAGTATTCtgcgcaagtttgctttttgcgtctttttcgtatgtggcttcgggtgtatttttcctcGATGGCATTCTAGATTCCGGACATTGATTCTTTCGGAATCAACCCTTTAACaagagggtttttataagagagggccctatAAGGTTTATGGTGCTCTTAAAGAGGACCTCtcttgttcattacggcactaacatttgaagtatatgtttaactttcaaatggcaAAATTAACTCATCGTTTAGATAAGAAACAAGATTAAAACAAAAggatttcttttaatttaattccttctattttcaaaagtacataagcattttgctatgcagaaaagaaattgaCATGACTTGTGGTTATCTTGTACAACTTTTTTCTACGAGGCTGGCTGcgtagtccccggtcccgatgatataTTCTATTCCCGAATTTTCGTTAcccggttgacgtggcattcagtgttgtcgtatcctcatatcattccccccaatGTTTGAAtgtgaagaatgcgaattggaacgctggaagtcttgtatcttcgaagattccacCAATGAATTGTTAGGTAATACTTTACTCgacaacatatcttgtttcccatTAGGAACACATGCTATCAAGCGAAAtaatacctaacagtcctctagtggtttgtgctcgtgaatgatcgggtaacctctgttcggtagcaaacttaacttcccggtgggaatttgctatcgaaccaaataTTACCTAATCGCCCACGAGTGAAGCCTTGGCATCGGAGATCTTATTGCTGTTGTCTTCGTAGTATACTTTCTgtcgctgcctcattaaaaacgttgccaaaaaacccaattgggaaaaaaaactgaacgaagggaaaaagagtgcaacatatACTTTTCGTTTGACTGTTGTTTTTCAGtagtaatatcttttgaggtgagccacgttccagttgttgggCAACTTATCTCTGTTCTGGTTCTCCAACTAGTATGatcctttcccagtgatagctgaaattcggtaagggccttcccatgttgggccTAACTTGCCTGCATTGAgttcccgggtgttttgagttaccttcctcaagaccaagtctcctactttgaaataacggaggttggctcttcgattataatattgcTCCATTCTCTGCTTCTGAGCTGCCATTCTGACATGCGTCCAGTCCCTGCGCTCCTCGAGCTGCTCCAAGTTCATTAGCATTGCTTCATTGTTAGATTCTTTGTTCGCCTGGAAATACCTTAAggttggttcccctacttccaccggtatcaaagcttatgtgccgtacacaagggaaaagggTATCTCCCGTGCTTGACTTGGTCGTtcttcggtaggcccatagaaccccAAGTAACTCTTCGGGCCAGTTGCCTTTTgttgcttccaaccttttctttagattttgtataatcactttgtttgttgactctacTTGACCATTCGCGCTCGGATGATAAAGTGAAGAGgtaatcctctttatcttcaaatcttcaagaaactttgtaacttttacGCTGATAAATTGAGGCCTATTGTCGCAtgcaatctcttttggtattccaaacctgcaaattatgTTTTTTCACAGGAATTTaaccacttcgcgttctccgatcttATGATAAGGACCTACTTCCaaccatttagaaaaataatcactcaaaattaaaagaaatcttacctttccgggagccggtGGTAGTGgcccgacgatgtccatcccccatttcatgaacggccacgggGAAAGAATTGAAAGTAGGGGTTCTGGCGATTGATGTACTAGTGGTGAGTatcgttggcacttatcacattttcgtacgatgTCTTTGGCATCTTGTTTCATACGGGGCTAGTAATATCCTGTCCGAACTAATTTCAGCACCAATTAATCTGCACCTgagtggttgccgcatatccctttgtggacttctctcatgacatagttagcttttgatgctcctaagcaccgggccaacgggccttgaaaggattttttgtacaattggcctttcttgaagctataacgtgcagtTTTGGCGCGTAACGCTCTTAATGCTTTAGGGTCTTCGGGTAACTTTccatgctcgagataatcgattatttcgtttctccagtcccagaccaaactagtcgaattcacctcatagtatccaagactgagttcatcagttgtactaccgttcTTGATTCTGATCCCTGGACTTCCGTTGATGAGCCCAAAtttgccaatgcatctgcttccaTGTTATCTTCCCTCGAGgtatgagtaattgaccattcTCAGAATCGTGCCAATAAAGCATGAACTTTTACCACGTATTgctgcatacgttcttctttggtgtCAAAAATTTCGTAGACCTGATTCACCACCAACTATCAATCATATTTGATTTTGATGATTTCGGAGTCAAGCCctcgggccaattcgagccctgcaatcaaagcttcatactctgtttcattgttagttaaaggaatcgttctgatggcttgccttaaggtttcccccgaaggcatgATCAAGACTATTCCAATccaagcccggacccttttacgtttgaaTCTCCATCCGTAAAgaaggtccaaactcccgatgtcgattctgacacaattattgcctccttggccgccagaggcaatagtcccggactaaaatcggccacgaagtgagccaagacttgtgacttaattgtaaTCCTCGGTTTATATTCTATATCGAACTCGCTCATTtcaacggcccatttggccaatctaccagagagctcgggtttatggaggatattcCTCAGAGGGAAAGTAGTCAACACAGCTAGCAGGTGgtattggaagtagggcctcagctttcgagcggtgactacgagagctaaggccagattttccagatgtgggtagcgagttttttctcccgttaaaattttactaacgtaataaatgggagattgcataccttcgtcctcccggactaaaactgtacttaccgcaacttctgaaactgCTAGGTAGACTAGCaacgtttcaccttcttttggttttgagagcaacaaagggcttgacaaatatttcttcaactccttcaaggcttgctgacactccaatgtccattcgaagttgtttttctttttgagtagtgcgaagaagcgatgacatttttccaATGAACAGGAAataaacctgctcaaagctgccaatctcccTGTGAGCCTCTAGACTTCTTTTACGTTAAACAATTGATCCGGGATGtattctatggccttgattttgtcaggatttacctcaattccctTTTGTGAGACTAGGAatctgataagtggggattttgactacttattagtattttttaactttcgttttagtccaaaagcatttaattatgttcccgaaaactgataaaatatgcttaattgcaaaAATATTAGAAGATGAGCttccaagatgaaatccaactcaagaatgagtaatctgaactcaagaacaaaaataggcacaaaagctcaaaagtgcggaccgcagaatatcatctgtgACCGCAGGTCGTGAAGAAATTCCCATCAGAGAAATGTGAAAAGTGCGGTCTGCAcataaattgtgcggccgcaagagCTGGGTTAGAGAAAAGTTTAGAGAACCTGcatctcaaagtgcggaccgcacaattattgtgcagccgcagaagaagAGCCACGCGGGCACACTCACATTTGTGCGGATCGCAGAAGAGCAAggcgcggccgcactcagaattatgcggactgaaaaaaaaaataatgcggcgcagatcagaattatgtggccgcagaTTTCCACtcctgtcaagctgaagaaaagtgcggaccgcacatggaattgtgcggccggagaacctccgaaagggcatttttgtccgaaaattctagcttGTATAAATAGAATAGTTTCACCTTCTTAGGTCAATTTTTGAtatcagctgctacagtagacggtttcttttactcattttagtagttttttctattttgagctttttgaatattgatttcatcattttaattatcaataagggtttaattatcatttcttctcccgTTTCTTCTAGtttaagtatgagtagctaaattttcactagggttgtgactcaaccctagtgtgtaaacttaatgggtgtttgatttattgcttttttatggttgggtgtttattatctagccttgttcttatttttttttttgaagaattaatggttgcaaacattacttcatgcctatttaacttagtctctacttgagaaagaaagacttactctaggaaaacttggctagcaagaaattgggtcaatctagagattgataagcccaat
This region of Nicotiana tomentosiformis chromosome 4, ASM39032v3, whole genome shotgun sequence genomic DNA includes:
- the LOC104119724 gene encoding probable pectin methyltransferase QUA2; protein product: MSRPLHRGLLGGGRLSVNGPDIWDDSQMKDKTEKEDLERNRSAGDQTPLSIKFLSRILFPDNSPSKQSLGENGLLSDPFSPGTGRNRLKYTLLLIRLSLVVIIILALTGSFWWTISITSSSRGQIYHGYRQLQEQVVSDLRDIGKLSLGAANVKDMEYCPPESENFVPCFNVSENLDLGLSKGEEFDRRCGPGSRQTCLVLPPVNYKIPLRWPTGRDVIWHANVNITAQEVLSSGSLTKRLMMLEEEQISFRSDSAMFDSIEDYSHQIAEMIGLRNESNFAQAGVRTILDIGCGYGSFGAHLFSSQLLTMCVANYEASGSQVQLTLERGLPAMIGSFNSKQLPYPSLSFDMIHCAECHVDWDQKDGILLVEVDRLLRPGGYFVWTSTVTNTQRSLRNKVSLKIWNFVRSFAESMCWELLSQQDETVVWKKTSLKKCYFARRPGVGPSLCSKGQDIESPYYRPLQACIAGTQSRRWIPIEERTKWPSRAKLNSSELKIHGLQSEALAEDSLNWNSAVNNYWSLLSPLIFSDHPKRPGDDDPSPPYNMLRNVLDMNAHFGGLNAALLDARKSAWVMNVIPSSGPNYLPLILDRGFVGVLHDWCEAFPTYPRTYDLVHANGLLSVEFGQHSRCLMFDLFIEIDRVLRPEGWVIIRDTVPLIELARVHASRLKWDARVVEVESSDENLLICQKPFSRRQAS
- the LOC138910256 gene encoding uncharacterized protein, with product MEADALANLGSSTEVQGSESRTVVQLMNSVLDTMRFGIPKEIACDNRPQFISVKVTKFLEDLKIKRITSSLYHPSANGQVESTNKVIIQNLKKRLEATKGNWPEELLGVLWAYRRTTKSSTGDTLFPCVRHISFDTGGSRGTNLKLEERRDWTHVRMAAQKQRMEQYYNRRANLRYFKVGDLVLRKRQKVYYEDNSNKISDAKASLVGD